A stretch of the Teretinema zuelzerae genome encodes the following:
- a CDS encoding pseudouridine synthase: MKQKVTDLNSPDKEMRLQVFLAHAGAASRRGAERLILDGRVSVNGAVVSEMGVKVRLDDRICLDGNPLRLEETKRYVLLHKPSGHVCSLSDEKGRPVAADLLKEAYSERLYNIGRLDMFSSGALIFTNDGEFASIVGHPSAEIEKEYIVETSLPYRDDLVSSFIGGIRIDSVFYKCKEAERISSRRLRIVLVEGKNREIRRVLEHFDVRVKKLIRIRIGSVLLGDMPPGAFRNLTDAEVQNLANRANPASTGDYI, from the coding sequence ATGAAACAGAAAGTGACAGATTTGAACTCGCCCGATAAAGAAATGCGCCTCCAGGTTTTTCTCGCTCACGCCGGTGCAGCCTCGCGACGCGGAGCTGAAAGATTGATTCTCGACGGACGGGTAAGCGTGAACGGAGCCGTAGTGTCCGAGATGGGCGTAAAAGTCCGCCTGGACGATCGGATATGTCTCGACGGCAATCCGCTTAGGCTCGAAGAAACGAAGCGGTATGTGCTTCTTCATAAACCTTCCGGACATGTTTGTTCTCTTTCGGACGAGAAGGGCCGTCCTGTAGCCGCCGATTTGCTGAAAGAAGCCTATTCGGAGCGACTGTATAATATCGGCAGGCTGGATATGTTTTCTTCGGGTGCCTTGATTTTTACCAATGACGGAGAATTCGCATCGATCGTCGGGCATCCGTCGGCTGAAATCGAGAAAGAGTATATTGTCGAGACAAGTCTTCCGTATCGCGACGATCTGGTATCGTCTTTTATCGGGGGCATCCGGATCGATTCGGTGTTTTATAAATGCAAGGAAGCTGAGCGCATTTCATCGAGACGATTGAGAATCGTTCTTGTAGAAGGGAAAAACAGGGAAATCCGCCGGGTTCTCGAACACTTCGACGTCCGGGTAAAAAAACTGATCAGAATTCGCATCGGATCGGTGCTCTTGGGAGATATGCCGCCGGGAGCCTTCAGGAATCTGACCGATGCGGAGGTGCAAAACCTCGCAAATAGAGCAAATCCCGCATCAACAGGTGACTATATATGA
- a CDS encoding segregation and condensation protein A: MEADNQTANAEQGNTFRINDFEGPLDLLLFLIKKNEVNIYDIPIGHITEQYLEYLDYAVGSDLSSLTEFYALAATLLYIKSRMLLPVEIVLDDEEIDDPRQELVDKLIEYQKYKKLSELMEQKESEAEWVFERKKIQRPLPFGEEELWERVDTWDLLKTFSNLVSSYNSERILDLYEEVSVNEKITLMNELLETRGECLFTDLIVRKGNLMDVVCAFMAILEAVKFRMASVWQNRMFGDIKIRPWEKISIDEMELTVEG, encoded by the coding sequence ATGGAAGCTGATAATCAGACTGCAAACGCGGAACAGGGAAATACGTTCCGTATTAACGATTTTGAAGGACCTCTGGATCTCCTGCTTTTTTTGATTAAAAAGAACGAGGTGAATATCTATGATATTCCGATAGGCCATATCACCGAGCAATATCTGGAATACCTCGATTATGCTGTGGGATCCGATCTTTCAAGTTTGACGGAATTTTATGCGTTAGCCGCAACTCTACTGTATATAAAGAGCAGAATGCTCCTTCCTGTCGAGATCGTTCTCGACGACGAAGAAATCGACGACCCCCGGCAGGAACTGGTCGACAAGCTTATCGAATACCAGAAATACAAAAAGCTCTCGGAATTGATGGAGCAAAAAGAAAGCGAAGCCGAGTGGGTTTTTGAAAGAAAGAAAATTCAGCGTCCGCTTCCTTTCGGCGAAGAAGAATTGTGGGAGCGCGTGGATACCTGGGATCTTTTAAAAACCTTTTCAAATCTCGTATCCAGTTATAATTCGGAGAGAATACTAGATTTATACGAAGAAGTATCCGTGAACGAAAAGATCACTCTGATGAACGAATTATTGGAAACTCGCGGAGAATGTCTGTTTACGGATTTGATCGTCCGGAAGGGCAATCTGATGGATGTAGTGTGCGCGTTTATGGCGATTCTCGAGGCAGTCAAGTTCAGAATGGCGAGCGTGTGGCAGAACCGCATGTTCGGCGATATAAAAATACGGCCCTGGGAGAAGATTTCCATCGACGAGATGGAATTGACGGTCGAGGGGTGA
- the folK gene encoding 2-amino-4-hydroxy-6-hydroxymethyldihydropteridine diphosphokinase → MTQVVLGLGSNCGESVSYFRHAVESLEKEIHQMKMSSIYKTKPMEYLQQDDFYNMVIAGMYSGTAEHLLDAVLDIENVNLRDRSSEIRYGPRTLDIDVELFGNSVIDTPRLQVPHPRMKNRQFVLIPLLEILPQLSDPLTGRLFQDICAALPDQGVLKAGTLYGS, encoded by the coding sequence ATGACTCAAGTCGTATTAGGTCTCGGGTCGAACTGCGGAGAATCCGTATCGTATTTTCGTCATGCCGTCGAATCTCTGGAAAAGGAGATTCATCAGATGAAAATGTCTTCAATATATAAGACAAAACCGATGGAGTATCTTCAACAGGACGATTTTTACAATATGGTAATCGCCGGAATGTATTCCGGAACGGCCGAACATCTGCTGGATGCCGTATTGGACATTGAAAACGTGAATTTACGCGATCGTTCCAGTGAAATTCGATACGGACCCCGGACGCTTGATATCGACGTCGAATTGTTCGGAAATTCGGTAATAGATACGCCTCGGCTGCAGGTGCCTCATCCGAGAATGAAGAATCGACAATTCGTGCTGATTCCCCTGCTTGAAATTCTTCCACAACTATCAGATCCTCTTACGGGACGGTTGTTTCAGGATATTTGCGCAGCATTACCCGATCAAGGGGTTCTAAAGGCAGGAACGCTCTATGGAAGCTGA
- the recA gene encoding recombinase RecA yields the protein MAKMANEFNANADLGEKLKALEVARLQIEKQFGQGSLMKLGTGANTPGIEAIPSGSILLDEALGIGGYPKGRVIEIYGPESSGKTTLALHAIAEAQKMGGIAAFIDAEHALDPVYARNLGVNIDDLWVSQPDTGEQALEIAESLVRSGAVDIIVVDSVAALTPQAEIEGDMGDSHMGLQARLMSQALRKLTGILGKSKCIIIFINQIRMKIGVMFGNPETTTGGNALKFYASLRLEVRKIETIDKGEEDAVGNRVRVKVVKNKVSPPFRKVELDIIFGKGISAVSSLLDAAVKHEMIDKKGAWYSMGDEKIGQGRENAITFLQGNEELRATLETKLRAKLFPGQIIKKIEAPAPDSLKKTESAAKKPKVEAPAADGGLF from the coding sequence GTGGCAAAGATGGCAAACGAATTTAATGCTAACGCTGATTTGGGGGAGAAATTAAAAGCCCTTGAAGTAGCGAGGCTCCAAATTGAAAAGCAGTTTGGACAGGGCTCCCTGATGAAATTGGGCACCGGTGCTAATACGCCGGGAATAGAAGCGATCCCGTCCGGAAGCATACTCCTTGACGAAGCGCTTGGAATCGGCGGCTATCCGAAGGGCAGAGTAATAGAAATATACGGCCCCGAATCGTCCGGTAAAACAACTCTCGCGCTTCATGCCATAGCGGAAGCCCAGAAAATGGGCGGAATTGCCGCTTTCATCGACGCTGAACACGCTCTCGATCCCGTATACGCCAGAAACTTAGGCGTAAACATCGACGATTTATGGGTGTCTCAGCCGGATACCGGCGAACAAGCCCTTGAAATAGCTGAAAGCCTGGTGAGATCCGGCGCCGTCGACATCATCGTAGTCGATTCGGTAGCCGCGCTCACGCCCCAGGCTGAAATCGAAGGCGATATGGGCGATTCTCATATGGGGCTACAGGCTCGATTGATGAGCCAGGCTCTGCGGAAGCTCACCGGCATTCTGGGAAAATCGAAGTGCATCATCATTTTCATAAATCAAATACGTATGAAAATCGGCGTCATGTTCGGCAACCCGGAAACAACGACAGGCGGAAACGCTTTGAAATTTTACGCGTCCTTAAGACTCGAGGTTAGAAAAATTGAAACGATCGACAAGGGCGAAGAAGACGCCGTCGGAAACCGCGTCCGAGTGAAGGTCGTGAAGAATAAGGTGTCTCCTCCCTTCCGCAAGGTTGAGCTGGACATTATATTCGGCAAGGGAATCTCTGCGGTTTCCAGCCTTCTAGATGCCGCCGTCAAGCACGAAATGATCGACAAGAAGGGCGCCTGGTATTCAATGGGCGATGAGAAAATCGGACAGGGCCGCGAAAATGCCATCACTTTTTTGCAGGGTAATGAGGAACTTCGAGCAACTCTCGAAACAAAGCTGCGGGCGAAGCTTTTTCCCGGTCAAATTATTAAGAAAATAGAGGCTCCCGCCCCCGATTCTTTGAAAAAGACCGAATCCGCCGCGAAAAAGCCCAAGGTCGAGGCGCCTGCGGCAGACGGCGGTTTGTTTTAA
- the prs gene encoding ribose-phosphate diphosphokinase — translation MIEPFLILATRSCVGYAKKVVNAIRRNPERLLLPDGFDYTEELSVLQFADGEMEVVLHNSVRGKTVFLFTTCARNEAGLSVESCKQELYHTIDVLQRSQAKEIIVFEPFISCSRSDRTTRRNSVGLWIHYKTLISLGADHLITYQLHSDKSKTIFDPCLCAVDDVPAISLLQRYLCEHVFMSTEKMNTFYRDSLLFCSVDAGGEKLAKGFASAFGTQLMVAHKQRSLEKANTVECINLLSAVPLKDKIIWIIDDMIDTGGSIYGLIQELSARECAEINVMIVHPVLSEPAAARLQELKDKGMIHRFVACDTIDCPATKRELSFMEVIESTTLSAHIVLTISLDRQMAPLIDGFSPLEYLERNGPFQES, via the coding sequence ATGATCGAACCATTTTTGATTTTGGCGACAAGATCGTGCGTTGGTTATGCAAAAAAAGTGGTAAACGCCATCCGGCGCAATCCCGAAAGACTGCTTTTACCGGATGGATTTGATTACACCGAAGAACTGTCGGTGCTCCAATTCGCCGACGGAGAAATGGAAGTCGTTCTGCATAATTCAGTCAGAGGGAAAACGGTTTTTTTATTCACTACCTGCGCAAGAAATGAAGCGGGTCTTTCGGTGGAAAGCTGTAAACAGGAGTTATACCACACGATAGATGTGCTGCAGCGTTCTCAGGCTAAAGAAATCATCGTTTTCGAGCCCTTCATATCCTGCAGCAGATCGGATAGAACCACCAGAAGGAATTCCGTGGGCTTATGGATTCATTACAAGACGCTTATTTCGCTGGGCGCGGACCATCTGATAACCTATCAACTCCATTCGGATAAATCGAAAACCATTTTCGACCCCTGTCTTTGCGCCGTCGACGACGTGCCGGCCATATCGCTTCTTCAACGCTACCTCTGCGAACATGTGTTCATGTCTACCGAGAAAATGAATACATTTTACCGTGATTCGCTCTTATTCTGTTCGGTAGACGCAGGAGGCGAAAAACTTGCCAAGGGTTTTGCGAGCGCGTTCGGCACGCAGTTGATGGTAGCACATAAGCAGAGAAGCCTCGAAAAGGCCAATACAGTCGAGTGCATCAACCTTCTGTCCGCTGTCCCCCTGAAGGACAAGATAATATGGATTATCGACGATATGATCGATACCGGCGGTTCGATATACGGGTTAATTCAGGAATTATCCGCTCGGGAATGCGCCGAAATCAATGTAATGATCGTGCATCCTGTGTTGTCCGAGCCGGCAGCCGCGCGCCTGCAGGAACTTAAAGACAAAGGAATGATCCATCGATTCGTCGCCTGCGACACGATCGATTGTCCGGCTACGAAACGAGAACTGTCCTTTATGGAAGTCATCGAATCGACTACCTTGAGCGCTCATATCGTGCTCACGATTTCGCTGGACAGGCAAATGGCGCCGCTTATCGACGGCTTTTCCCCTCTTGAATACCTTGAACGCAACGGACCTTTCCAGGAAAGCTAG
- a CDS encoding tetratricopeptide repeat protein, with translation MPLTILQKAKKLFDQKKYSQVISLLEPNILQYRESFQFYLYLGLSCLHTGDAGGASSYFQRARQIKMRDPDLLTAQAALFLRRGETDQAVEYYLDALEYDPDHALAKKALQFIRKKGDKETFLNMAETGKITAFYPKPRRTSLHPAAVAAPLAVFILCASIFGIKAVSLSVGQETRADLSSISLQAIDLKNSVEAGGSYRYILTEKQVVQAFENSQRYFQSYRDNQAQVEINRILNSNASIAVRTKARLLMEYLSEPGFDTLKDNFSYATVIQDAYLYQDCWIRWKGMAANVSAPDDRFGFNFLVGYDTRSALEGIVPVSFDKPVFLDPSRPFELLAKIRIENGSLSLLGGGIYQSVSP, from the coding sequence ATGCCCCTGACCATACTGCAAAAAGCAAAAAAACTGTTCGACCAAAAAAAATACTCTCAAGTCATATCCCTTCTGGAGCCCAATATACTCCAATATAGGGAATCGTTTCAGTTTTATCTGTATCTTGGGCTTTCCTGTCTTCATACCGGAGATGCAGGAGGCGCTTCGTCTTATTTTCAAAGAGCCCGTCAGATTAAAATGCGCGATCCCGACTTATTGACGGCGCAGGCTGCGTTGTTTCTCCGGCGAGGCGAGACTGATCAGGCCGTCGAGTACTATCTGGATGCATTGGAGTATGATCCCGATCACGCTTTGGCGAAAAAGGCCTTGCAATTTATTCGTAAAAAAGGCGATAAGGAAACTTTTTTGAATATGGCCGAAACCGGAAAAATTACCGCTTTTTATCCGAAACCCCGCCGTACAAGCCTTCATCCAGCCGCAGTTGCAGCTCCTCTGGCGGTTTTCATTCTGTGCGCATCGATTTTCGGCATCAAAGCAGTTTCGCTGTCGGTCGGACAGGAAACTCGGGCTGATCTGTCGTCAATCAGTCTTCAGGCCATAGATCTGAAAAATTCTGTGGAAGCAGGCGGGAGCTATAGGTACATACTTACAGAAAAACAAGTGGTTCAGGCTTTCGAGAATTCTCAGAGGTATTTTCAGTCTTATCGTGACAACCAGGCGCAGGTGGAAATCAATAGAATACTCAATTCTAACGCTTCTATTGCTGTTCGCACCAAAGCGCGCCTGCTGATGGAGTATCTTTCGGAACCGGGATTCGATACTTTGAAGGATAATTTTTCCTACGCGACCGTTATTCAGGATGCGTACTTGTATCAGGATTGCTGGATTCGATGGAAGGGGATGGCCGCCAATGTCTCTGCTCCGGACGATCGATTCGGTTTTAATTTTCTGGTGGGGTACGACACGCGCAGCGCGCTTGAAGGAATAGTTCCCGTCAGTTTCGACAAGCCCGTCTTTCTTGACCCTTCGCGTCCGTTCGAGCTTCTGGCGAAGATTCGAATCGAAAACGGAAGTCTGTCGCTTCTCGGCGGCGGAATCTACCAGAGCGTTTCTCCCTAG